In the Ostrinia nubilalis chromosome 15, ilOstNubi1.1, whole genome shotgun sequence genome, one interval contains:
- the LOC135078718 gene encoding activating signal cointegrator 1 complex subunit 2 isoform X1 — protein sequence MSNKNVEFSNPENLPVEKLSISVKNAGVIQEIKALDKYWVEIRELTLYERPPSGSHMLLGAVDAWKLKAEAYISDLKWLLSLEYHKFWSTVLYHSQVMDALVSFLQEASPPYAPPLEGRDVQKTYAEARRLVLVVFSRLATNKESKSQWMSKEFMAETLYNNFIFTIPIVWDLCLVYGADNPRHVARLLGCVFSIQPKYEGDTAAAVAFVKEAFKYIILQVNKNYDCEGPPNLPETFKGFGEIRRPPNTKNQDKITFEVLKDLVIHLLDTAMTLRVFVEVYPKSVKILRKANFIISIVQLYEHGIPLLYEKLQEVGDPTSVTSVEVEGYIDAARAELIDIFREVLAVYKNDIFSGEGNIPLLVEEYLAVMLDGLSEKLLIKDYHACYPVHDDLELLRQACPDIDTVKTDFILQAIYSNLDEPIPESALTNGTITNGHAETTDNSPEPTRDNEIPDSVKEESLISEVKDILPHLGDGFILKCLKHYGFNAARVINSILEDNLAEPLRGIDQNLPIIPEDPVDNKYLETGINRLNVFDGDEFDIMTRDDVDLSRVHRGKKKEKYKDLKDLLDDKTEVKRVADIYSKYNMVCDEQAMYSDEYDDTYDSDGVAAADAGDDTRRPFVTPRALQQSQRREAEEESEEESEPNIEQPGSSNRNKLDFCVNPEEIRARREASYNARRGRGHRPPPAKNMDVTGKPKGQGQEKDVLHNRDKKEKHKSSRGNHNRRQGAQWKRGQGLLPS from the exons ATGTCCAACAAGAATGTTGAATTTTCT AACCCTGAGAATTTGCCAGTGGAGAAACTATCAATATCCGTTAAAAATGCGGGCGTTATCCAGGAAATCAAAGCTCTT GACAAATACTGGGTGGAGATACGTGAGCTGACGTTGTACGAGCGGCCACCGTCTGGCAGCCACATGTTGCTGGGCGCTGTGGACGCGTGGAAGCTGAAGGCCGAGGCTTACATCAGCGACCTCAAGTGGTTGCTTAGCTTGGAGTATCATAA ATTCTGGAGCACAGTCCTGTACCACTCCCAAGTCATGGACGCACTGGTGTCGTTCCTGCAGGAAGCCTCACCACCTTACGCGCCTCCGCTCGAGGGACGGGACGTGCAGAAGACGTATGCTGAGGCGAGACGTTTGGTGCTTGTCGTGTTTAGTCGGCTAGCTACCAATAAGGAGAGTAAG TCCCAATGGATGAGCAAGGAGTTCATGGCGGAGACATTATACAACAACTTCATCTTCACGATCCCCATCGTGTGGGACCTGTGCCTGGTGTATGGTGCGGACAACCCGCGCCACGTGGCCAGGCTGCTGGGCTGCGTGTTCAGCATACAGCCCAAATACGAAGGGGACACTGCTGCCGCTGTCGCCTTTGTTAAAGAG GCTTTCAAATACATAATACTGCAAGTGAACAAAAACTACGACTGCGAAGGCCCTCCGAACCTTCCAGAAACATTCAAAGGTTTTGGAGAGATCCGGAGGCCGCCCAACACGAAGAACCAGGACAAAATCACCTTCGAAGTGCTGAAGGACTTGGTCATACATCTACTGGACACGGCTATGACCTTGAGGGTGTTTGTGGAAGTCTACCCTAAAAGCGTGAAGATATTGAGGaaagcaaactttattattaG TATAGTCCAGCTGTACGAGCACGGCATCCCGCTGCTATACGAGAAGCTACAAGAGGTCGGCGACCCCACCAGCGTGACGTCAGTAGAAGTCGAGGGATACATCGACGCCGCGCGCGCAGAACTCATTGACATATTCAGAGAAGTGCTGGCTGTTTATAAGAATGACATATTTAGTGGCGA AGGCAACATCCCCCTGCTAGTAGAAGAGTACCTGGCGGTCATGCTGGATGGTTTATCAGAGAAGCTGCTCATCAAGGACTACCACGCCTGCTACCCCGTGCACGACGACCTCGAGCTGCTGCGCCAGGCCTGCCCCGACAT TGATACCGTAAAGACTGATTTCATCCTACAAGCAATATACTCAAACCTCGACGAGCCGATACCAGAAAGTGCCCTTACAAACGGAACCATAACCAACGGCCACGCCGAAACCACAGACAACTCGCCTGAACCGACCAGAGACAACGAAATACCCGACAGCGTGAAAGAGGAGTCATTGATAAGCGAAGTGAAGGATATACTGCCGCATTTGGGCGATGGATTCATATTGAAGTGTTTGAAGCATTATGGATTTAATGCAGCTAGAGTTATTAATAGTATTTTAGAAGACAATTTAGCGGAACCCTTGAGAG GTATAGACCAAAACCTGCCAATAATCCCTGAAGACCCGGTCGACAATAAGTACCTAGAAACCGGCATCAATCGACTGAACGTTTTCGACGGCGACGAGTTCGACATCATGACGCGAGACGACGTAGACCTCAGCAGAGTGCACAGAGGGAAGAAGAAAGAGAAATATAAGGACCTGAAGGATCTGCTGGATGATAAGACCGAGGTTAAGAGGGTGGCGGACATTTATAGCAAATACAA CATGGTGTGCGACGAACAAGCAATGTACTCAGATGAGTACGACGATACATACGACTCGGACGGCGTGGCAGCGGCCGACGCTGGTGACGACACACGAAGGCCCTTCGTCACGCCACGCGCTCTGCAGCAGTCACAGCGGAGGGAGGCCGAA GAGGAATCGGAAGAAGAATCCGAACCGAATATCGAGCAGCCGGGCAGCAGTAATAGGAACAAACTGGACTTCTGCGTCAACCCTGAAGAGATCCGCGCGCGGAGAGAAGCGAGCTATAacgcgcggcgcgggcgcggacaCCGACCTCCGCCGGCTAA GAACATGGACGTAACAGGCAAACCCAAAGGCCAGGGGCAAGAGAAAGACGTCCTCCACAACAGAGACAAGAAAGAGAAGCACAAGTCCTCGCGCGGAAACCACAACCGCCGTCAGGGCGCACAGTGGAAGCGGGGACAGGGCTTACTACCCTCATAA
- the LOC135078718 gene encoding activating signal cointegrator 1 complex subunit 2 isoform X2, giving the protein MLLGAVDAWKLKAEAYISDLKWLLSLEYHKFWSTVLYHSQVMDALVSFLQEASPPYAPPLEGRDVQKTYAEARRLVLVVFSRLATNKESKSQWMSKEFMAETLYNNFIFTIPIVWDLCLVYGADNPRHVARLLGCVFSIQPKYEGDTAAAVAFVKEAFKYIILQVNKNYDCEGPPNLPETFKGFGEIRRPPNTKNQDKITFEVLKDLVIHLLDTAMTLRVFVEVYPKSVKILRKANFIISIVQLYEHGIPLLYEKLQEVGDPTSVTSVEVEGYIDAARAELIDIFREVLAVYKNDIFSGEGNIPLLVEEYLAVMLDGLSEKLLIKDYHACYPVHDDLELLRQACPDIDTVKTDFILQAIYSNLDEPIPESALTNGTITNGHAETTDNSPEPTRDNEIPDSVKEESLISEVKDILPHLGDGFILKCLKHYGFNAARVINSILEDNLAEPLRGIDQNLPIIPEDPVDNKYLETGINRLNVFDGDEFDIMTRDDVDLSRVHRGKKKEKYKDLKDLLDDKTEVKRVADIYSKYNMVCDEQAMYSDEYDDTYDSDGVAAADAGDDTRRPFVTPRALQQSQRREAEEESEEESEPNIEQPGSSNRNKLDFCVNPEEIRARREASYNARRGRGHRPPPAKNMDVTGKPKGQGQEKDVLHNRDKKEKHKSSRGNHNRRQGAQWKRGQGLLPS; this is encoded by the exons ATGTTGCTGGGCGCTGTGGACGCGTGGAAGCTGAAGGCCGAGGCTTACATCAGCGACCTCAAGTGGTTGCTTAGCTTGGAGTATCATAA ATTCTGGAGCACAGTCCTGTACCACTCCCAAGTCATGGACGCACTGGTGTCGTTCCTGCAGGAAGCCTCACCACCTTACGCGCCTCCGCTCGAGGGACGGGACGTGCAGAAGACGTATGCTGAGGCGAGACGTTTGGTGCTTGTCGTGTTTAGTCGGCTAGCTACCAATAAGGAGAGTAAG TCCCAATGGATGAGCAAGGAGTTCATGGCGGAGACATTATACAACAACTTCATCTTCACGATCCCCATCGTGTGGGACCTGTGCCTGGTGTATGGTGCGGACAACCCGCGCCACGTGGCCAGGCTGCTGGGCTGCGTGTTCAGCATACAGCCCAAATACGAAGGGGACACTGCTGCCGCTGTCGCCTTTGTTAAAGAG GCTTTCAAATACATAATACTGCAAGTGAACAAAAACTACGACTGCGAAGGCCCTCCGAACCTTCCAGAAACATTCAAAGGTTTTGGAGAGATCCGGAGGCCGCCCAACACGAAGAACCAGGACAAAATCACCTTCGAAGTGCTGAAGGACTTGGTCATACATCTACTGGACACGGCTATGACCTTGAGGGTGTTTGTGGAAGTCTACCCTAAAAGCGTGAAGATATTGAGGaaagcaaactttattattaG TATAGTCCAGCTGTACGAGCACGGCATCCCGCTGCTATACGAGAAGCTACAAGAGGTCGGCGACCCCACCAGCGTGACGTCAGTAGAAGTCGAGGGATACATCGACGCCGCGCGCGCAGAACTCATTGACATATTCAGAGAAGTGCTGGCTGTTTATAAGAATGACATATTTAGTGGCGA AGGCAACATCCCCCTGCTAGTAGAAGAGTACCTGGCGGTCATGCTGGATGGTTTATCAGAGAAGCTGCTCATCAAGGACTACCACGCCTGCTACCCCGTGCACGACGACCTCGAGCTGCTGCGCCAGGCCTGCCCCGACAT TGATACCGTAAAGACTGATTTCATCCTACAAGCAATATACTCAAACCTCGACGAGCCGATACCAGAAAGTGCCCTTACAAACGGAACCATAACCAACGGCCACGCCGAAACCACAGACAACTCGCCTGAACCGACCAGAGACAACGAAATACCCGACAGCGTGAAAGAGGAGTCATTGATAAGCGAAGTGAAGGATATACTGCCGCATTTGGGCGATGGATTCATATTGAAGTGTTTGAAGCATTATGGATTTAATGCAGCTAGAGTTATTAATAGTATTTTAGAAGACAATTTAGCGGAACCCTTGAGAG GTATAGACCAAAACCTGCCAATAATCCCTGAAGACCCGGTCGACAATAAGTACCTAGAAACCGGCATCAATCGACTGAACGTTTTCGACGGCGACGAGTTCGACATCATGACGCGAGACGACGTAGACCTCAGCAGAGTGCACAGAGGGAAGAAGAAAGAGAAATATAAGGACCTGAAGGATCTGCTGGATGATAAGACCGAGGTTAAGAGGGTGGCGGACATTTATAGCAAATACAA CATGGTGTGCGACGAACAAGCAATGTACTCAGATGAGTACGACGATACATACGACTCGGACGGCGTGGCAGCGGCCGACGCTGGTGACGACACACGAAGGCCCTTCGTCACGCCACGCGCTCTGCAGCAGTCACAGCGGAGGGAGGCCGAA GAGGAATCGGAAGAAGAATCCGAACCGAATATCGAGCAGCCGGGCAGCAGTAATAGGAACAAACTGGACTTCTGCGTCAACCCTGAAGAGATCCGCGCGCGGAGAGAAGCGAGCTATAacgcgcggcgcgggcgcggacaCCGACCTCCGCCGGCTAA GAACATGGACGTAACAGGCAAACCCAAAGGCCAGGGGCAAGAGAAAGACGTCCTCCACAACAGAGACAAGAAAGAGAAGCACAAGTCCTCGCGCGGAAACCACAACCGCCGTCAGGGCGCACAGTGGAAGCGGGGACAGGGCTTACTACCCTCATAA